The DNA segment TCAATGCTTTAACCCTTCTTCCGCTGGCTAGGGCATCTGATACAAAATCCATGGACCATACCTCATTAGGGCTACTGGGTAAGGATAAGCTCTGCTTTTGTACCATCACGCCATGTCTCTTACGTCTACGTTTAACAGCCAACCCCGCTTCCTGATAAAGACGGAATACCTTTTTATGGTTGGCTTCTACTCCTTCTCGTCTTAATAAAGCATGAATACGTCTATAACCAAATCGACGTCTCTCATGGGCAAGATCAACAATACGTTGCTGTAGTTCCTGATTCTTTATCCCACTTACAGGCTGGTAATGAAGAACAGTTCTTGATATACCCACAAGATAACAGGCACGTCGCTCAGAAATAGCCGTAGTCTGGCACATAAGCTTTACAGCCTCGCGTTTGTCTTGTGGGCTTAGTACTTTCGTCCAAGAGCCACTTTTAAGGCTTCAGCGTCCAGTATAGCCTCAGCCAACAGTTTCTTTAATTTACTGTTCTCAGACTCTAAATCCCGCAGCTTTTTAGCATCCGGTATTGTCATTCCTCCAAACTTGGCACGCCAAGTATAAAAAGAACAATCGCTAAAACCATGTCGACGGCATAGCTCTTTTACAGGAATACCAGCTTCTGCTTCCTTCAAAAACCCAATAATCTGTTCCTCTGTAAATCGCTTCTTCAAGTCCATTCTCCTTTACATAAATGAACTTTACTAGATTTAACATAAAACTAAAAATTGGGTGCAGGTCACTATCACCTAGAGAACATTAACAGTGACGCTACGGGTAAGTATGAGATTTGGCGTAATAATCTATTGAAAAAAGCATCACTTGCCAGTACGCTGACGATACATGCTAGTGCTTACAGGAGTGTGATTAGTACAGCCATACAGAAAGGCTGGATAAGTGAACATACACCTATAGCTCAGATGAAAAGAACAGGTGCTAAAGGACGAGCTCGTCCCGCATTCACAAGAGAAGAAGTTAACCGATTATTGGACTACTTACCTATATTCGCAAAAGGTGAGCACAGTCGTCTAGCTAAAGAGTCTAGGCAAGTGTGTAGGGACTATGTGGAGATACTGTTAGGGACAGGCATGCGTTCAGGTATAGAAAGTCAGCATATTAAATGGAGTGATATTAGCTTGCACATTGACTCAGTGACAGCTGTGAAGTATTTGAGAATAGGGGTGACGGGTAAGGCAGGTGGTAGGTACTTAATCGCTAAGCATAATATAAAGACTGTGCTAGAGAGAGTCATAGCAAAGTATAGTCAGCTTAACGCCTATTCATTAGACAGAGTATTGGAGTTAAAGCCTAATCTTTACCTGTTTAGCCTTGGTGATGACATGCTGCCAGTCAGCTTCTGTACCACATTTAAACACTTAATGACGGCAAGTGGCCTGTTAAAGGGCTCTGCTACAGGGCAGAATAGGACTCTGTATTCACTACGACATACCTTCGCAATATTAGAGTTAATGGAAAATCGTACAGACTTACATACGCTGGCAAAACAGATGGGTACTAGTGTGGGCATGATAGAACGGCACTACAGTAAACTCACAGCCGTCATGGCAGCTGATAGGCTTGCGTAAATTATTTATTTTTAATATTTTTTGTCATCTTGGACTTTCAAGAATCAATTTAGGTGCTTACTATATAATTATAAAAGTTAATTTCCAAATATATTAAATGAAATACAGAAAAGAAATTGATGGGCTTAGAGCACTTGCTATTATTCCAGTAATCCTATTCCACGCAGGTTTCACAACTTTTAGTGGAGGCTTTGTAGGTGTAGATATCTTTTTTGTTATAAGTGGTTACCTAATCACTACAATTATTGCAGATGAGATGGATAGGGGCTCTTTCTCTTTACTTAACTTTTATGAACGCAGAGCCAGAAGAATATTACCAGCATTATTCTTTGTGATTTTATGTACCCTACCCTTTGCCTGGTTTTGGATGTTACCGAATGAACTTAAACAGTACTCAAAAAGTTTATTGGCTGTTCCTTTATTTGTTTCAAACATACTATTTTGGCAAACCAGTGGTTACTTTGATACATCATCAGAACTTAAACCATTACTTCACACTTGGAGTTTAGCTGTAGAAGAACAATACTACCTTTTATTTCCTTTATTTCTTATAACAACTTGGAAGCTTGGTAAAAGATGGATTTTTACATTTCTTTTAATAACAGCCATCATTAGTTTAGCGATAGCGGAATATGGTTCTATAAAATTTGCATCATTTACCTTTTATATGTTGCCTACCAGAGCATTTGAAATATTGATAGGAGCATTAATATCATTTAA comes from the Ferrovum sp. PN-J185 genome and includes:
- a CDS encoding tyrosine-type recombinase/integrase, with protein sequence MGAGHYHLENINSDATGKYEIWRNNLLKKASLASTLTIHASAYRSVISTAIQKGWISEHTPIAQMKRTGAKGRARPAFTREEVNRLLDYLPIFAKGEHSRLAKESRQVCRDYVEILLGTGMRSGIESQHIKWSDISLHIDSVTAVKYLRIGVTGKAGGRYLIAKHNIKTVLERVIAKYSQLNAYSLDRVLELKPNLYLFSLGDDMLPVSFCTTFKHLMTASGLLKGSATGQNRTLYSLRHTFAILELMENRTDLHTLAKQMGTSVGMIERHYSKLTAVMAADRLA